From the Erythrolamprus reginae isolate rEryReg1 chromosome Z, rEryReg1.hap1, whole genome shotgun sequence genome, one window contains:
- the LOC139153890 gene encoding olfactory receptor 2AP1-like yields the protein MEEILLIGNGNKTSVTEFILLGFGNSPQLQPFLFTFFLVIYLITITGNIFIFLLVLVDQQLHTPMYFFLANLSFLDTCYSCILLPRMLVSLLTGERTIAVHGCLVQYHFVCLCGTTETYILAAMSYDCFLAICRPLRYASIMNKKLCFQLMAGAWINSLIFVIILVSFTTQLFFCGPNIIDDYFCDFRPLQKLSCTDTSLIELIAFCEAVIFIIVPFLLTIASYICIIGTILKIKSTTGRQKAFSTCSSHLLVVSLFYSTLIIVYVLPDTLSLRPLNKIFSIFYTVMTSLFNPLIYTLRNKEVHKALKRLLNKILMYHMNHLKFSTSLKFISLPKCNCRF from the coding sequence ATGGAAGAAATTCTGCTGATTGGAAATGGAAACAAGACGAGTGTCACAGAGTTTATCCTTCTGGGTTTTGGCAATTCCCCTCAGCTACAGCCTTTCCTTTTTACATTCTTCTTGGTGATTTATCTGATTACAATAACTGGAAACATCTTCATCTTTCTGCTTGTTCTGGTTGATCAGCAACTTCATACCCCAATGTACTTCTTCCTGGCAAATTTGTCTTTCCTGGACACTTGCTATAGCTGTATCTTGCTGCCTAGAATGTTGGTCAGCTTGTTGACTGGTGAAAGAACCATTGCTGTTCATGGATGCCTAGTGCAATATCATTTTGTGTGTCTTTGTGGAACTACAGAAACATACATTTTGGCTGCAAtgtcttatgactgttttttggCAATTTGTAGACCTTTACGGTATGCTTCCATTATGAATAAGAAGCTTTGTTTCCAGCTTATGGCTGGAGCATGGATAAATAGTTTGATATTTGTCATAATTCTGGTGAGTTTTACCACTCAGTTATTCTTCTGCGGACCTAATATCATAGATGATTATTTTTGTGACTTTCGTCCATTGCAGAAATTATCATGTACTGACACAAGTCTCATTGAATTAATTGCTTTTTGTGAAGCTGTTATTTTCATAATTGTTCCATTTCTGTTGACCATTGCTTCTTACATATGCATCATTGGCACAATCCTCAAAATCAAATCCACCACTGGAAGGCAAAAGGCCTTTTCAACCTGCTCATCTCATCTCTTGGTGGTTTCCCTCTTTTATAGCACATTAATAATTGTCTATGTATTGCCAgacactctctctctcagacccttgaataaaatattttccattttctaTACAGTTATGACATCCTTGTTCAATCCCCTTATCTATACTTTGAGAAACAAAGAAGTTCACAAAGCTTTAAAAAggcttttaaataaaatattaatgtatCACATGAATCATCTAAAATTTTCAACATCTCTTAAATTCATTAGTTTGCCAAAATGTAATTGTAGGTTTTAA
- the LOC139153891 gene encoding olfactory receptor 1f45-like, which yields MLASEKWNQSDIVEFILLGLGNSVQLQFLLFLLFLLIYLVTITGNLLIIVLVVADPCLHTPMYFFLGNLSCLETCYTSSILPKMLTSLLTGKATITVSQCLAQWYFFGSFATMETYLLAAMSYDRYLAICRPFLYGLIMSRKLCVYLIAGSWLNGLITNGITLLLLGQLSFCGQKVIDHYFCDLTPLEKLSCTDTSFLELIVSILSFINAVIPFMLTFTSYICIIIAIIKIKSSTGRQKAFSNCSSHLMVVCLFFGTIIIVYMFPDTPTLRHLNKFFSIFYTILTPLVNPIIYTLRNKDVHKALGTVQKKLRIFGRNYFFC from the coding sequence ATGCTGGCTTCAGAGAAATGGAACCAATCGGACATTGTAGAATTCATCCTGTTGGGTTTGGGAAATTCTGTTCAGCTGCAATTTCTGCTTTTCTTGTTATTCCTGTTGATTTACCTTGTGACAATAACTGGAAACCTCCTCATTATTGTGCTAGTTGTGGCTGATCCATGTCTTCATACTCCTATGTACTTTTTTCTCGGAAATTTGTCCTGTCTGGAGACATGCTATACATCAAGTATATTGCCAAAAATGTTGACTAGTTTGCTAACAGGAAAGGCAACTATTACTGTGAGTCAATGTTTAGCGCAATGGTATTTCTTTGGCTCTTTCGCAACTATGGAAACATATCTTCTTGCAGCAATGTCTTATGACCGCTATTTGGCTATATGTAGACCTTTCCTTTATGGTTTGATTATGAGTAGGAAGCTATGTGTTTATCTTATAGCTGGGTCTTGGCTAAATGGATTAATAACTAATGGTATCACTTTGCTCCTCCTTGGTCAGTTATCCTTTTGTGGCCAAAAGGTCATTGACCATTACTTTTGTGACTTAACTCCACTAGAAAAACTATCGTGTACTGATACAAGTTTTCTTGAACTCATTGtctctattctttctttcattaatgCTGTCATTCCATTTATGCTGACATTCACATCTTACATATGTATCATCATTGCGATCATAAAAATCAAATCCAGCACTGGAAGACAGAAGGCTTTCTCAAACTGCTCATCTCATCTCATGGTGGTTTGTCTTTTTTTTGGCACCATTATCATTGTCTACATGTTTCCAGATACCCCTACTCTAAGACACCTCAATAAATTTTTCTCCATATTTTATACAATTTTGACTCCATTGGTCAATCCCATCATTTATACTTTAAGAAATAAAGATGTCCACAAAGCTTTAGGAACAGTTCAAAAGAAATTGAGAATTTTTGGACGaaattatttcttttgttaa
- the LOC139153892 gene encoding olfactory receptor 10A3-like, with amino-acid sequence MENILDTKKENQTSITEFILLGFGNLQEQQPLLFCFFLMIYLITIIGNILIFLLVMADQLLHTPMYFFLANLSFLDTCYSSTLLPKMLANFLSAEKTITVNGCLAQYHLFCLSGATEAYLLAVMSYDRYSAICRPLFYPYIMNKNFCLQLIAATWISSMIFNAFLVVFVSQLSFCGPNIIDHYFCDLHPLIKMSCSDTALFELFTFCMTIIFTIPPFLLTLTSYICIIVSIIKINSTIGRQKAFSTCSSHLLVVCLFYGTSAIVYTLPDTSSLKHLNKIISVFYTLVTPLLNPLIYSLRNKDIHKALGRLLNKVLILA; translated from the coding sequence ATGGAAAACATTTtggatacaaaaaaagaaaatcagacaAGCATCACAGAATTTATCCTTCTGGGTTTTGGGAATCTCCAAGAACAGCAGCCTCTCCTTTTCTGCTTCTTCTTGATGATTTATCTGATAACAATAATTGGAAATATCctcatcttcctgcttgttatggcTGATCAGCTCCTTCATACTCCAATGTACTTTTTCCtggcaaatttatcttttctggaTACCTGTTACAGCTCTACCTTGCTGCCAAAAATGTTGGCAAACTTTCTGAGTGCTGAGAAAACAATTACTGTGAATGGATGCCTAGCCCAATATCATTTATTTTGTCTTAGTGGAGCTACAGAAGCATACCTTTTGGCTGTAATGTCATATGATCGCTATTCAGCAATTTGTAGACCTCTGTTCTACCCTTATATTATGAATAAGAATTTTTGTTTACAACTTATTGCTGCAACTTGGATAAGTAGTATGATATTTAATGCTTTTCTTGTAGTTTTTGTGTCTCAGTTATCTTTTTGTGGACCAAATATTATAGACCATTATTTTTGTGATTTACATCCACTGATAAAAATGTCTTGTAGTGACACAGCTTTATTTGAACTCTTTACTTTTTGCATGACCATCATTTTCACAATTCCGCCATTTCTTTTGACCCTCACCTCTTACATTTGCATCATTGTCAGTATCATCAAAATAAATTCCACAATTGGAAGGCAAAAAGCTTTCTCAACCTGCTCCTCTCATCTCTTGGTAGTTTGCCTTTTCTATGGCACATCAGCCATTGTCTATACATTGCCAGATACTTCCTCCCTAAAACACCTCAACAAAATCATCTCTGTTTTTTATACTCTTGTAACTCCTTTGCTCAACCCACTTATCTATTCTTTAAGAAACAAAGACATCCACAAAGCCCTAGGACGACTTTTAAATAAAGTACTAATTTTGGCTTGA